The Solanum pennellii chromosome 11, SPENNV200 sequence TTCACAACCTAACCATTGTGaccaaatataaattcaagtaAAATGGTTAAGAAGGTGTAATTCCATAGctcgaaaaaaaaaatcaaacaagagAAATGCAAAATAACAACTTCATCAATCCCCATTTACATGACCAATAAATAAAGCAacccaacaacaacataactaCTGTAATTACACAAGTCGAGTCTGCAGAGGATAGTCATGTATATGCAATTTTCAAGACATTTCTTTCCAACTTTTTGGGAGATAATCAAAGAAGATATAtgcaaattgaaacaaaaagaaGCACAAAATTTACAACATATATACTATagtttgcatatatatatagattattttttcttcatctttagtTGCATGcaacaactataaataataatccAAGCTAGCTAGTTATCTcaatacaaaaataacaacaaaaacttGTATATTCATATAAGAAACTAATAGTATAACCTATATATACTAACTAAAATTTCtacctatacatatatatatatatgatgactaAATCTCAATTCCCCTTCTTTTATTCAAGGCCTTTACATGATGTAATTTCAAGCTGATTTACCTGCAAATTATATGTATGATCAAGAAACATAATCTTGTAATAGTTGAGTCGCGTAACGCTTCCCACTCTGAAAATCAATGTTTTCATAGCTAATATTTGGATGATGTGTAGGTTGATTGTAATGATTTTCCAATCCAATGTAATTGTGTTGGTTTTCAGAATTTGGTGGAAGCCCTAAAGTAAGAGAAACATGACCATTGTTTCCTTGATGAAAAGTTGTTGCTAattgttcatgattttgattgtTGAACCTTGTTCCAAATTGATGATCATCATCCATTGTGTAACTTGGAGTCATTAGAGTGTAACATTCTCTTGTTTGTGTGTTGTTGAACTTTTCACTTTTCACTTTATTCATGATTTCTCTTTCCATTGAGATAATAGTACTATTTTGCATCTCATTTCTTGCCTTTTTGTTGTTCCTTTGGTCATCAATGTTGTCCATGTTTAATGACCTAATCAAGGAGAAAcctaattacaaaaaaaaacatgttaattAGTTAAACAATATAGAGTCATACACATTATTATtacaatagaaataaaaatgCTAGCTAAATTTATTGTCTTTTGAGCTATCCTAGGTGTTTTAGGGTGTGTGACCATATAATCATCTTAGATTGTTTATTAATTGAGGTATAGTAGTTATATACTTCCTCCGTCCCGTTTTACTTGTCTACTTTTGAATTaacacacctattaagaaaaataattaaagacatagtaagtttaccattttacccctacagTAATCAGTCaattaattgagggtataataggtaaaaaaattgttctttcttgatttgtcaaaatgaacaagtaattaagGACAACTATAAAAGGAAAAGTGGAAAAGTAATTAGGAACGGAGGGAGTAGATGCTAGTTAAGAGTGTAGTCCCACATTCACGTAAGAttcgaaaaaaaattgtatctcAAGGAGTGTGATGTAGACAGTTATTCTGATAAGAAATCAACCAACTCCACAACTTGAAGTTGTGTGACTTATATAGGTCACGTGGAGATGACTTTATTATTACTTCAAGAGTGCCTACATGGTCCATGAAAAGATCATATCCCATGGGGACAACCTACCTTTATGTAAAATTAGTGACGCCTTCCACGACTCAAACCTATATTATAGGTCAGACGATGACAACTTTTATAgtgattttcttatatattcCAACTAACCTCCAACCGTCTGAGCCGGAATCGAACCGCCACCACCTGTGGGAGATGTTGAAATGGTGGAAGTAGAAATATCATTTGAAGTAGCATCATGAATAATATTGCTACTAATTGGTAATTTTTCTTGTGGAGCACTTGATTTTGACCCAACAATTTCATTGTTATTAggttcaatatttttttgatctAAACCattttgttcttgattgttTTTCTTCACTTCTTCCATGTACATTTCTTCTACCATTGGCTTCCATAGTCTAACTCTAGCATTTATGAACCAATTTGATACCTGCATTTTCAAAAGCATTTCAAGAAAGAACAGACAATcgacttttaaaatttgtagtCTAAAATACGTTAACTTATGTACATATTTGTGTGACTTACTGACATATCTTTTTTATAACAATCATTGTTTATTCTAGATATGTATTGTCTGCTATAGTGAaatattgttcgtaaagaacaTATACTACATGACTTTAACATAACATGAAACACTACATTAAAATTATCCTTaacgttaattaattaatgacaatAGCATAATTGTcgattaatatatatttttagcgataattaatactttttttaaatgtatcTATAGACTATAGCGATAATGGATCTAATGAAAATCAACTACTAATGATAAAAGCTTTAGTATTCATTATTAACGTGCCgctaaaattgttttttattttgttatagtgAAAGttggtttaaaaaaaaaatggctGTTATAATAAGATGTTGTTACTGTTATATAGATGTCGAGGTACTATGGTTGTTgagaattttaaagttatattgtttctaaattggaaagaaaatatttttttaagacctattttttatgaaaagatgtgtcacataaattgaagaTGAGAATTTTTCAAGAACCTGACTCCTTGTTAGCCCCGTTTGCTTAGCAAGCATGATTTTATCTGAATCTTTAGGATACCTGTCAAACAAAGAAAATCtcgtttaaaaatttaaattgttataCTTAATTACGTGTTCAGCAGATACTTACGGATGAAGAAAATGCTCGAAAAGCCAAGCGCGGAGAACCGAAACCGCTCTTTCGGGCAAACCTCTTTGTGGCCTCCATACATTGGTTTGCATCATCCCTAATTGTTGTAGCGCACGTTGTTGGCGTAAATGATGATCCACAAATTTCAACTTTGATCCTTCAATTTTGCCTCCAATGTTCTCTTCTTCCCCTAAAGTTTTATTTGTGTCCTTTATTTGCCCAGAAATTGCATCTTTTAAACATCTAAATTGCTTTGAAATTGTGTGCAAAGCAAGTTGTGTGTATGATTTTGATGATCCAATTCCTGTTGTTTGCTCAAATGATGTTGCAATCATTTGCATTTGGTGATGGTATTGTCTATACCTTTGATCCacctaaaaaaaactcaaaaaaataaaaataagtgcACTGGTATCGATCATGTCTCGACGGTATCTGATTGAAGTTTAAAAATATACTCTTTAACTCGATTAACAAACTTCCGATTCTttacttaaagttcaagttgaaaTAACTGACGAAGTTATAAAAACAAAACTTGATTTGCAAATTTTCAATTGAAGTTGTGTCTAAATGATTATCAAGTAATATTATTCGAGTTCTGAATATGAAGTCTCTTTTACTAAAGAGCACTTTAACTTCCTAAAGTGAAATCACTTTGTAACAgatattcatataatattaattaagctTTAAAACAAATATCAATACGAATaccaaaaatacaaattattcCAAGGTTTTTCTTTTATGTGATTCTCAAAAGAAAGGTAAAGAATATTTCTAAATTTGAAAGGTTCTAATTAATTGATTGAATAAGACCACGTGCCTTTGATTTTTTGTCAACTCAACAAGACATATTAGGTGTATTATCTTTAACTTTAGTTGGACcccaaatagaaaaaataaataaattagaaccACATATATTGTCTAGCTTATAGTTTCATGATGAATAAAATTGTAccttttaaataaatcaataattacATGAATCAATagtaacaagaaaaaaaaatttaataaaacaatgaaattaatatgaagatatataaatttgtaCACTTTTTGTATCATTTAATAGGAGTTGATTTCTTAGATTGTCATAAATAATCAGTACTTTATTACTATCTCATAATTAAAATTACtccttttattgaaaaaagattgaaatcgagaagaagataaaataataacgGTTAATTGGACAATCAATccgatttaattgattttactattgaaaaaaaagaagcaaaatttcaataaaGGTTTTGTTGTAAATTCGATTGAACAATTTTtggtttatttaattaaattcactACTAAAAAACGTGAAATTTTAATAGATGTTTGATTGAAATGGAGAATTTTTTACTGATCAAACGTCCGTTAGAATTCCGTGTTTTATAATAGTGAAATCTGCCTAAATGATCAAACTCCAAATCAAGAAACTTGATATTGATATTTGATAGGAGATATAAAttgaagaatacatatatgatgattaattaattaattaattaattaatatatgaataattagAAGTATATATACCTCATCAAGCATGCTAACAAGCTTGGCTTTCTTCATTTGAAGTTCTTGTCTTTGAGCTGTTGTAAGTTCAACAACACTATTTTTTTGGCTGTTACTTTCAATATCATCACTAGCCAAAGATATTAATTCATTCTCCAATTTGTGTTTCTCCTTTGCACCACCAACCTTTGATAATTTGATGTTTTTTCCAACATTAACAACTTCATCAAGAAGATCTTGTGCAACTTTTAGGTACTTAGAACCCAATATCATCCCATTAGAAATCGAAAAAGACGATGATGCCCCTGATCCTCGAGTATGATCGATATTACTGGTATTTATTCCTGGTGATGATGATAGTATTCCAACTTGATGATTTGTTGTTGAAATTTCGCGGTGGTCTAGTGGAAGACTAGACCTGAAATTCATTTGTTGTTGTGGTGAAAGGCTTAGAGAAAGACCTTGATGGTGCGCTTGTGTTGGTGACACCAACCCCGGTCTTTGGAACCCTAATTGGGAAGCAAAGTCCGTGGTGGTGCCTCCCCCACTACCTGAGTTGGGAGAAACCACAGTGGAAGACGGTATATGTGATTTGCTTCCATTtacttctcctcctcctcctccaccATCACCACCTCTAGGGGTACTTTGGTCACCAGAAGTCCACAAACGCGATAAAAGGCCATGGTGAGAGGCCGAAATTTCCTGGATGGAAGGACGGTTAGAATCCTGAAAACCAGATGGCAGGGGCACTCCAACCAAGTGCCCCTGTGCATGTGCTTGCAAAGGGAGGGACACGTGGGGGAAACTCCCCGCCGCCACGGAATTCAAGAGAAACATGTTGGATGattgttgttggtgttgatgatgatgatgatggtgatgatgtgTGTCATTATAGCCTATATAATTAGGGTTCATCAAATAAAGTGTTTGTAGACCATCAGCTTGGATTTCTGAGCCTCCTTGATAGTACATAGCAATAAATTTCACAATCAATCAAGAAAATTaaccccttttttttttggagttcaattttttttttcaataaaatcttGTACTTCTAACACTAGGCTGATGATGAAAcctgaaattaaaaaataagatggaaaatatttataataaatccATGCAATACCTTAAAGATAGCAAACATTTttaacaaagaaaattaaaataatatatgatgaattatatgtaattaaTGTTAAACTAAGAAAACATGGAGAAAATTTGTGCTTACATGAGTGACATATATCAAATATCTTCAACCATatactaaattataatttatttttttaaaaaaaaaaacaaggaagaaagaaaatttactTATTATAATTGGGAGAAAGAGAAAGTGAGAGATTTTCTTAAAACTCCACAAACACATAAAGGGGAATATGAATAAAGAAGACATGTTTATTTAGTGTAAGTCTCCTAACATATCCCctacccccaccccaccccctcAAAAACACAGTAAAAAAATAatcgatataaatattttttatattatcagATAGGTAATTTAAAAAGATAgttatagataaaaaaaatttaaacgtgaggcttataattttaaaaataaaacagattATTCATAGAAAAAGACGACATGATGATTGAATTCTTTTGGcaattatgaatttaatttatatataatataaattattttgtatattgcatgttttaACCCTTCATATCAAAAGTAAAATTGCAATTTTAAAGATAAAGACACTTTACTTTACTtgttataacatataaatattagttttatactaataaatattagttaaaCTCAATAGTaagggggtggggggtggggttCTTGTtctttggatatttttttaataattttatttggtgTTAGGTACATAATTGtgatggaaaaaataaatagactCAACCTTTCACTattataaaatgatttgatACTGGcataatttagatttttttttgtcaaaatatCTTTACAGAAAAAGAGTGTATAGTGAatttaacaataataagaaagaaACTAATAACGAGTAATGATGGAATGAGTAAAATTTTTCGTCTTTACTTAGAGGTTACAAGTTCGAGTCATGCGAAAAAAAATCACCAATATGTTGAGCTTTCTCTTTTGATAAGTTTTTTCAAAATgcgaatttaaattaatcagaGCCTCAAAATAAATACTCAGACTctaaaattagattaaaaaaaaacattaatttaaagGAAGTAGGCCAtagataaatgaaaaatgaggaaACATCTTTTTCCACCAATTTGTTGGGTCCATATATGATACATAATTGATTACATTAGTTGCTAGAAGTCCCttgatttttcattatttccacTTATGGCCCTTTTTCCgatggtgggggtgggggttcgtaattgatttattattcttttctctttttcttggGTGGATCGAATCTGGAATTGAAATCGAACTCCTTCTTAAAAGGATAAATAAAGTGATTCGATTGAGATTAAATATAGATCCAAACTTTTGTTTGTAGTTCTAAATGTTTAATAGTGTAACTAATGTGTTAAAAagcttttcataaaaaaaaattatttttttgaaataaagtaaaaagaacatagtggtggttgtaaaattaaaaaaaaacacatttttaataattagaaCTAAAACATTTCATTAAGTGTAAGTAAATAAGTGACATTTTTGattatatgtaatatattttttcgaTTAAAAAGATTCGAATGAAATTCTTTCGATCGATAAGTACCTAGGTCATGGACCATATGACaacttcaacatttaaaaaaaaaaagtgtccCTCCATCCCTATCCTCCAAGTCCaagaaagttaaaataattgaatttgttaTATACTCTATGAATAGTATATAATAAGTGACATTCTTGAAGTACATATAAAATCAAGGACCAAAAATATACTTTCATAACTCATGTGGTTGATAGGGAAATTACTCTATTAAAATTAAAGGGACAGTTAGTTAGTTACTCTTTTTATGATATCCAAGAATCATCTTTCATAGgattgattattttattgagaagaataatttgaattttttttttttgggttttatcATACAACTTTTTGTATGTgtcatctttttttctttaaaaagaataaCACGGGATTGTGTTGATGTAGTTagattattttatctttaatcagATGTTTTGTGTTTAAATTCTGgatatgaacaaaaaaaaaattgggagcATCACATCTGGTTGTGTCTTGTAGTGTGCAATATGAATTTATTCGGAACTCTAATATGAAATGTGAATATCGAGcgacaaaaaaaatgaaaaaaacttGATTATCATCAGACTTGCAATTGTTATACCTTTTCTTATGATCAAGTATgtgaaaaaatctttttataatGAGTGACACTAGGTATATGTTAATTGTTTGGTGataatgaaattcaaaatctactatatttatttgttttgttatcaTACTGAAGTGTATGAATGATCTCATAATCAAAATGCCTACGTAGGTTGTTAGAGAGAATACTTTATTACTTGcttattaattttaagaaacaaaattatttaatatttacattGATATAACATTGCaaaaataatactatataaaataaaatcaatatccATACGATTGATTTGAACATCACTATtatccaaaaataattattttgggcACCCCCTTCATAGAATGTGGGTGGGTAGGGTGTCACTAGAAGGTATTGCAACTTATTTGCCAACAAAAATCAAGAGTCAAATTAAATAGACATCAACTCAATTGAAAGGAAAAGGGTTGAtgctaaacatatatatatatatatatatgataaaaagacttttcaaaagataaaatggatatgtattattattttataaaacaaagATGAACATAGCAATTTTAATATGAGTGAAAGTTTAATAGAATCGTAATAAGTAATAGATCAGAAACCATCATTTAAATGCATAGTTGCTTCAATATCAACAACctaaatattaaattcataaattttaaattttaaatttatctttaaccttcaaaatgaataatgatatgaattttctttttgattagATATTTGATATTACATAATACTCGCTTTATGCCAAGTGTTCTATCCTTTAATTAACTCAAAGTTTTATGATAACAACTGTTCATCTCtttaacatcaacatcaaaatttattttttaattgaacaaCTTTTTCATAATTGATTTATATACTATTAGTCTATTAATTACTATttccaaataaaaataagaaaggaTTTTGATTGAAAAGGATGATTTAacaactaattttttatttatttatgtaacaTAAAagcataacatttttcattttagatGGCCATAATGGACacaaaaacttttttaaattctttttcttctttaatttttttttctttcttttcactttCACCTCGTACCTCTTTTCATCTTTCTTTATCTTCctttttatattgttttctttttttttggaatttctaTCACTAGTTTTTGTCTTCTCATtattctttttcccttttcaacttTCGTGTTTTAATTAAcgtgatataatttaatttgatacgaaatttataaaaataataactaattaaggtaaaaaacaataaagaaaaagtatgcttcaatcttaaatatattatataaattatcacTGGCTAAATATACGTTTGGCTGACAGCAACTTACGTAAGTAAGttcacatataaataaaaaataataaaattagattCTAAATAACAAATCTAACTAAAATTCGAAACTCGAAGAATAATGAACTAATTATGATTTTTGGATGGACATATTGCTAgaattctctttctttttttaagtgTAAATTATGGTCCAAAATGCATCACTTTCATAATAAGATAAGATACGTGCAAAAGCAACTTACgtgattaataataataatgctaAAACTTTGGTggacctatatatatatatattctttcatTTCTTGACTTTATAGGCAAATTTTTGGGTCCACTTAACTATTGAGTTTTTGGCTATTATGCAAAAAGTTTACTAGGGTTTGGAGGTATTAGCTTGGATAATATCCTATGGTTTGACACGCaattgattttttaatctttcgaaaaaataatttaaatacataatttattttattatattttcaaaatttcctattatttgaaaaattacaaaaaaaatttactttacGCTATGTATTAGTCGGATACCTCACTTTACACGATGTATCAGTCAGATACATCACTTTACGTAATGTATAGGGACGTGCGCGATGTGTTGGGATGTTACTTTATGCGATGTATCATTGGGATAAATCACTTTACGCGATGTATCGATTTGGGATACATCACTTTATGCAATGTATAGGGACGTTACTTGATGCAATGTATCAAGATGTTGAATGATGTATCCAAATGAATCAGGATGTTGAGGGATGTATTCGAAATCTCATAATGTGATGTGTCGGAACGTTTTGTGATGTATTCGGGTATCCACCAAATTTGAGGAATTGTTATAATTTGCGAAAGagttaaaatatgatataattagcTCTTAACACTATAAAATTAGTGTAAAAATCTACATAATTATTTGCTTTCTTATTTGTATCTGAGCTCGTTCATATTATCAGTTTtaagttcaaataaaagaatatcaAGGATTGTAGTTAACTAACAATTGGGATGTAACAAGCCAATTCATGAATTCAGACTAGTATATTTGGTacgaagaaaatatttttttcccgaaaaaatggttaaaaattttaaaattttctgtaagacaacaataaaaattacgaaaaataactaacaaatatcatcaatatcattACTATCAATTATCACTACGTTCTTCAGTCACCAAGACCAATATCATATACCAACTAATCGATTTTTATCTAAATCGTGAACGTCCTTAATCACTACTAAACATCACTATAGAacataatatttcattattttttaccaaataatattttttaaattttattcattaacttttttttgtttttttttttaaatataaaaaacggACCCACAAGTAAGTACGTGGGCACTGTGCTGTTGTCAACTTGCAAAAGCATTATCGTCAGTGCGGGCCCACATTTCTCTATTGGGTCCcacatttattgtttttttcctttttcttttaattgtcttttttttttcaaaattatataatttcgCCCCCAATTATTGACAGATATTTCTTAGTTTCGTTCTCAAGCTATTGATCgacgaaaaatatttttttatttcattaactAAATTTAGATACGTCTTTCAATCGATTCGATAACATAGCAAATAGCCTCAAACTCTGTGACTGAATCGAGAGGGATGTTGAAAACATTACAAACATGAAACAAGAATTTAGGGTTATATTCAACTAATGTTACAAGATTGAGGGTGTTTTATAAGTTCggtttatcaaataaaaatgtatgTTTTAAGACTGTCGATagtttgaaaatgaaattaataattcacGATTCAGTGGACCCCGCGTGTTGATTAGTTTAGCCAATGAGAAGAGAGCTTAAATCGTCGGTAGCAAATGCTACGTGTCAGCAGGACTTATTTTGTGTAGGGGCCAATCTGCTACTtttctaaatgaaaaaatagCATTTTTAGTCCttcacatattaattaattattattctgatccttataattttaattaattaaatgtgtatttttaaTCCTTAATTTTCACaagttaataaaattattaggcgatgaaataataatattatacttAGTGTAATTTCATAAGTAAAGTATAATATAGGTTGTCTGTACacaattttattctttatttgcAAAGGAAGAAAAAGTTATGTTCGATAGAATTTTTAATTTGAGTAAAGCAGATTAAAAGTCAAATATGTAAAGCAAATATAATAGAGAAGAAGCGATGTTAAAACCAACTAAAAAAGAATAAGTAatagtaacaataataaatactaatagaaaattaaataacgCTCAATTACCTACTAATATTACTTAGTAAATCGCCAACCTATATTTAGTATCATTTCATTGTAGGTGTATGATGTTAATTTGAACATATTACTTCACATTTAAAAGTGAAATAGTTCAAATAATATCTATAATtcacatattttctttgtaaaagAATCAAAGACATAAATTTTGTATAACTAAAAAGGTAAATgtatttagtaaaatattataagacctaaaaaaaattattaatagtgGAGAAATCGAAAAGTATGattctaaaattttatctaGTATTTTGTGAGATTTAAAGAAATCCACCTaagtgattttaattttaatattaccctatctcactttttttaaataatattattttttttggttgttcgaaatttaaaatattttcgatTATATGAAATtcagattttcttttatttggaaaaaagcaaaaaaactcaatcaagaaaaatcaaattaaatttattttgttcgaattaaataatctaaaaaaaattaaataaattgaaatcgAATAATACAAAACGAAGCCCAAAATATCGAATATATATCCCAAAGTAAGGCCCTATTATTCTTTTTCCAATATTCTACATAATTACCACAACTCGATGAACAAGATATTCCATCCATTTTTCGTTTTacataaatttatcttttactaggcacaaaattgatttttcctttaaaaaaaaaacttatgaaaaacttaaaataaaa is a genomic window containing:
- the LOC107004672 gene encoding BEL1-like homeodomain protein 1; this encodes MYYQGGSEIQADGLQTLYLMNPNYIGYNDTHHHHHHHHQHQQQSSNMFLLNSVAAGSFPHVSLPLQAHAQGHLVGVPLPSGFQDSNRPSIQEISASHHGLLSRLWTSGDQSTPRGGDGGGGGGEVNGSKSHIPSSTVVSPNSGSGGGTTTDFASQLGFQRPGLVSPTQAHHQGLSLSLSPQQQMNFRSSLPLDHREISTTNHQVGILSSSPGINTSNIDHTRGSGASSSFSISNGMILGSKYLKVAQDLLDEVVNVGKNIKLSKVGGAKEKHKLENELISLASDDIESNSQKNSVVELTTAQRQELQMKKAKLVSMLDEVDQRYRQYHHQMQMIATSFEQTTGIGSSKSYTQLALHTISKQFRCLKDAISGQIKDTNKTLGEEENIGGKIEGSKLKFVDHHLRQQRALQQLGMMQTNVWRPQRGLPERAVSVLRAWLFEHFLHPYPKDSDKIMLAKQTGLTRSQVSNWFINARVRLWKPMVEEMYMEEVKKNNQEQNGLDQKNIEPNNNEIVGSKSSAPQEKLPISSNIIHDATSNDISTSTISTSPTGGGGSIPAQTVGGFSLIRSLNMDNIDDQRNNKKARNEMQNSTIISMEREIMNKVKSEKFNNTQTRECYTLMTPSYTMDDDHQFGTRFNNQNHEQLATTFHQGNNGHVSLTLGLPPNSENQHNYIGLENHYNQPTHHPNISYENIDFQSGKRYATQLLQDYVS